TGGATGAAGATGTACAAATGCCTGACAAAAACAAAGGCGAGCTGTTTAAAGGTACTAACAAGATTTTGCTACGAATCAAAAAAAGCCTTCCTGAAGGTCACACATTTGAGGAATTTAAGGAAAAATTGCAAAAGACACGTCTGGATCTCTATGATACTTACGAGGGCGACAAAGATGCTGAGTTCGACTCATGGCTCCATGGTATTTGGGAGACACTAGGTAGAAGATAGCCGCCGTTCACCTCGTATAATAGCTAAGTACGTACAAAGCCACTCCATCAATGGAGTGGCTTCTTTATTTCTTCAGCGTCACCTCCATCAGATATGGGTTATTTTTTCTCTAAAAGTCACCACTGTCAAACTGCTCTGACAAAAAAACGCCCCGTATACTGATTCTTAAAATCAGTAAACAAAGCGCAAAATTAGAGCCTTTTTGAATAACTTCTATACGATTTATTCTGGGATATACGGAAGATCCAGTGTCTTCGGAACGTTGATGACATGCTTTTCGGTATAGGTGCGGATCCCTTCCGCGCCGTATTCACGACCAATACCCGATTGCTTAAAGCCACCGAAAGGGAAACGAACGTCGAGCCCCTGCACAGCAGCGGTATTGATCATGGTCGTTCCAGCTTCGAGTTGACGTGCGACCGAGATGGCATCTTCTTCTTTGCCCCACACCGAACTCGTCAATCCATATATGCTCTCATTGTGTAGATGAATAACCTGCTCTTCATCGTCAAATGGCAGAATCGGAACCGTTGGACCAAACTGTTCCTCCACGACAATCGGATCATGAACATCGCAACCCAAAACAAGCGTTGGTTGTAAGAAGTAACCTTGATCAAATAGCTTCTGATCCAGAATTTGGCCGAGAGGGATGACCTTAGCCCCGCGCTTTTGCGCATCTTCAACCAAACCAAGCACGACATTCTTCTGCTTCAGGTTATTAACCGGACCTATCGTCGTATTTGAATCAAATGGGTCACCAATTCGAATCCAACGATTTGCCGCCTCTATATATTTTTCCACAAACTCATCATAAATAGAACGGTGTACATAC
The window above is part of the Paenibacillus sp. 1781tsa1 genome. Proteins encoded here:
- a CDS encoding HEAT repeat domain-containing protein, producing the protein MTNNHDIGAVNELPENFEELKRAANRTSSWRDRLNAVNELGNWDTAPTIKLLQHVLKNDQVFQVREAAYFKLKQLDEDVQMPDKNKGELFKGTNKILLRIKKSLPEGHTFEEFKEKLQKTRLDLYDTYEGDKDAEFDSWLHGIWETLGRR